A single region of the Austwickia chelonae genome encodes:
- a CDS encoding carbohydrate ABC transporter permease: MNGRIKASEYIWRYTLLAFLAIISLGPMLYQLSTSLKSKYENVNTARPSLLPEQPTLENYIGVANVIPVWSYIGNSLVIAVMVVVGNVVGCTLAGYALSRLQFRGQKIVLWLFLSTLILPGEATIMSQFQLINTMGLTNTLHGVALPGLIGAINVLLMYNAFDQIPVELDQAAVVDGANVWQRLLYVGIPNVTGTISIIAIFSFIGAWDDFLWPLLVLQDPSMMTLTVGLAHLKGTFVNDPRLIAAGTMIALIPIVLFFAALHRFFFKGVSEGAVKG; encoded by the coding sequence ATGAACGGCCGGATCAAAGCAAGCGAATACATTTGGCGCTACACCTTGTTGGCATTCCTCGCCATCATCTCGCTGGGGCCGATGCTCTACCAGCTGTCCACGTCGTTGAAAAGCAAGTACGAAAATGTGAACACGGCCCGGCCGAGTCTCCTGCCCGAACAGCCGACCCTCGAGAACTACATCGGGGTCGCCAACGTGATCCCGGTGTGGTCCTACATCGGCAATTCCCTGGTCATCGCCGTGATGGTCGTGGTCGGCAATGTCGTCGGCTGCACTCTTGCCGGGTATGCACTCTCCCGGTTGCAGTTCCGCGGGCAGAAGATCGTGCTGTGGCTCTTCCTGTCGACGCTGATCCTGCCCGGTGAGGCCACGATCATGAGCCAGTTCCAGCTGATCAACACGATGGGTCTGACCAACACGCTCCACGGCGTCGCGCTACCCGGGCTGATCGGCGCGATCAACGTCCTACTCATGTACAACGCCTTCGACCAGATCCCCGTCGAACTCGACCAGGCCGCCGTCGTCGACGGGGCGAACGTCTGGCAACGGCTGCTCTACGTCGGCATTCCGAATGTGACCGGGACGATTTCGATCATCGCCATCTTCAGCTTCATCGGCGCCTGGGACGACTTCCTCTGGCCGCTGCTGGTGCTCCAAGACCCGTCCATGATGACCCTGACCGTCGGGCTCGCCCACCTGAAAGGCACCTTCGTCAACGACCCCCGGCTCATCGCCGCAGGAACGATGATCGCGTTGATCCCGATCGTCCTCTTCTTCGCCGCTCTGCACCGTTTCTTCTTCAAGGGCGTCTCGGAGGGCGCTGTAAAGGGATGA